TTGAATAAAGATGTTGCTTTTGTATTCAATAAAGAGTGCATGGAAGCATTTAATGATCTGAAAACCAGATTAGTGTCTACTCCAGTAATTACAGCACCAAATTGGGGACAAGAATTTGAGTTGATGTGTGATGTGAGTGACTATGCTGTAGTTGCAGTGCTTGGACAATGGAAGGGAAAaaattttcatgctatatactATGCCAACAAGGTTCTAAATGATGCACAGGTGAACTATGCTACCACAGAAAAATAAATGCTGGCAATTGTCTATGCGCTTGAAAAGTTCAGATCTTATTTGGTAGGCTCAAGAGTTATCATCTACACCGATCATGCAGCTATTAAATATTTCCTCAACAAGGCTAATTCCAAACCCAGATTGATAAGATGGATCTTGTTGTTGCAAGAATTTGATTTGGTGATTCGGGATAAAAAGGGATCGAAAAACATTGTAGCTGACCATTTGTCTAGATTGGTGAATGAGGAAGTCACATCGAAATAAGCAGAAGTTAGAGATGAATTTCCTGATGAATCATTATTCTTGGTGAGTGAGAGACCTTGGTTTGCCGATATGGCTAACTTCAAAGCTGCAGGAATCATCCCAAAGGACTTAACGTGGCAGCAGAGGAAGAAATTCTTACATGATGCTCAATTCTATATCTAGGATGATCCGCACTTGTTCAAGATAGGAGCTGAAAATCTCCTACGAAGATGTATGACACAAGAAGAGGCCAAGAACATATTATGGCATTGCCACAATTCTCCATGTGGCGGCCATTATGGTGGAGATAAGACGGCGGCCAAGGTTTTGCAACACTGTGATCAATGTTAGAGGATGGGGGGTATAtcaagaagaaatgaaatgccTCTACAGAATATTATGGAGGTTGAGGTATTCGATTGTTGGGGCATTGATTTTGTAGGTCCCTTCCCTTCATCTTTTGGCAATGAATATATACTAGTAGCTATTGACTATGTCTCTAAATGGGTTGAAGCAGTGGCTACCCCGAATAATGATGCTAAGACTGTGATAAAGTTTCTGAAGAAGAACATTTTCTCAAGATTCGGGGTGCCTAGAATTCTGATTAGCGATGGCGGCACACATTTCTGCAATAATCAGCTACAGAAAGTGTTGAAGCAATATAATGTGACACACAAAGTAGCATCACCTTatcacccccagaccaatgggcAAGCAGTAGTATCGAACAgggaattgaaaaatattttggagaAGACTGTAGCTTCTACTAGAAAGGACTGGTCTATCAAATTAGATGATGCTTTATAGGCGTACAGAACAACATTCAAGACTCTGATAGGCTTATCTCCATTTAAGATGGTGTATGGCAAGTCTTGTCACTTCCCATTGGAGATGGAATATAAAGCATACTGGGCCTTGaagtttttgaactttgatgaagCCGCATCTAGAGAACAAAGGAGGCTGCAGCTTTTGGAGTTGGAAGGGATGAGATCAACTACTTATGAATCTTCAAAGCTGTATAAAGAAAGGGTCAAAAAGTATCATGATAAAAAGCTGCTCAAGAAGGACTTTCAGCCAGGACAACAGGTGTTACTGTTCAACTCAAAACTTAAATTGTTTCCTAGAAAGCTTAAATCAAAATGGTCGGGACCATTTACTATCAAGAAAGTCCGACCCTATGGAGCAGTGGAGCTTTGTGATCCTCACTCTAACGATCCTGACAGGACATGGGTAGTGAACGGACTAAGGTTGAAGCAATATCATGGTGGAGCTATGGAAAGATTGAACACTATTCTACACTTCAAAACAGAATAACAGGATgatgcgtcaagctagtgacgttaaaagagcgcttactgggaggcaacccagcttttctttcctttttctctttttcaaccCAGATCCATTCTGGAATTGAGCTTTCATAGTTGGGCTTAGCCGCaagatgcgctaagcgccaacCCCTTACTATTTTTGAATTCTTGGAAGTGCGCTTAGCACGCTTGTTGCGCTAAGCCAGAACTACTCTTTGTAAGTTGAAGTGTGATTGTGCGCTAAACCTCACCTCTTAGGCTAAGCGAATATTGCAGAAATTTTTGTGTTGCAGAAAGTGCTAAGCGCCACctgctgcgctaagccccaAATGCTCACTGGAATTTGaaacttcaagttgggcttagcgtgAGGTTAGGCTAAGCGCTTGGGCTTTAAACTCAAACGTCACGTTGGCACGCTAAGCGCAGCTATGCGCTAAGCACGCCAAACAAAAATGCTAAAATGAATTAGAACTTCCATAGGCAGTACCTTTAcacaaaccttttgcttcttttgTTGTGCCTACCTTCTGCGTGTGTGCATTTTGCTATTGTGCCTCAAGTACTTTCTGCATCTTCCTTGCTTCTTCTTGCATTCCatcacaatccaagtaagtagtgcttcagtttcattttcattttcatgcttTGAACCTTAGGATAAACGAATTCTTGCTTTGTTAGCTTGCATTGCTGTTTAGGTTAGGGTTTCTAGCTTTAGGGTTTGTTATTTTAGGATTTAGGTTGAGTTGTaagcccattaggggcaatgCTGCTAAAAGGGGTGAGGACCCTTGTGTTTCTATTTGGAAATCACGATGAACGTGCTAAGCGTGCTTGTTGCGCTTAGCCTGTTCATCGCAGCTGTTAAATTTTTGGATTTCCAGATGATcacgctaagcggaccatgtcgcgctaagcgtgtTCATCCCTGCTGATGAACGAAagtgatgaactcgctaagcgcgtctgtgcgctaagcgggaCTAATGTTCCAGACATtaggatttttaaattttttctcagCGCTAAGCCTGACCTGTCAGGCTAAGTGCCAATATGCTTCTATTGGTCAGTCCTTTGAATAAGGCTAAGCGCAGCTGCTGTGCTAAGCCCTTGTTGTGTATTAAGGAGGTTGAGCTAAGCGCGCCCTGCTATGCTAAGCTCAACTCTCTCACTGTTTTTGAGTTTTTCTGGTTAGGCTAAGCGCGCCCTGTGTGCTAAGCCTAAGGGTCATTCTGgtgaggctgagctaagcccaACATGCTACGCTAAGCCCATACCCTCTTCTGTTTTGAAAATGGTAGATTTAGGCTAAGCCCAGCATGATGCGCTAAGCCTAATctgtagaaaaatattttctgtgtCTTCAGGCTAGGCGTGAGTCTGCtgcgcttagcccatgagtaaaattttataaggcACGCTAAGCCCAGCCTTCTGAGCTAAGCGCCCAGTTCAATTTTTAgcgttatttttttgttttgttgaaaaTAACCTTGACTGATCTTATTGTTTGatcttatattttcatatggcatcaaagaagagaaaggcacCTGCCACACCTTCCCAGGTTCGATATGACCAATCCAGGTTCACTTCTCCTGAGGCCTGGAAAGGTACATTGACATTGTGGTACCCAGGAAGATACTCCCGAAAAGAAATATGGTAATCTACCACACTGAGTTTGATGAGTTCAAGGAAGAATTGGAGAGAAGAAAATGGGATGAGGAGTTGACCAGTTTTGATGAAGGCAACATTAGTGTTACCATTGTGAAAAAGTTTTATGCTAACCTCTATGATCCCGAGGATAAACcacctaagcaggtgagggtgaGAGGCCATTTGGTGAAGTTTGATGAGGACACGTTGAATACCTTCTTGAAGACCCTTGTAATCATCGAGGAGGGGGAGACATTATTTGCCTACTCTAGATTTGCACTCTTGAGGCCTGATCCTCAAGATTTGGCTACTAAGCTCTGCATCCCAGGGAGGGGATTTAAGCTTAATGTTGATGGTCAGCCTCTGAAGATCCTCAGGAAGAACATGACTACACTCGCTCAGCCTTGGAGTATTGTTTCTTACTCCAACTTGGTCCCTACCTCCCACACTTTTGACATCACACTGGATCGGGCCAAGTTGATTTATGGCATTattatgaagatggacatgaatCTAGGCTACCTCATCTCCCCCCAGATTTCTATCATTGCCCAGCATGACTCCTCTAGAGTTGGATTTCCAGCCTTAATCACAGCTTTGTGTAAAGCTAGAGGAGTCACATTAGATTTCAGATCTTTGGAGAGCCTTAGTCCTGCCATTAACTTGGCATAtataaagaattgttggaatctagatgatccaacagtGACATTCAGAGGGCCAAGGAAGGCCAGGGGTAAGAGATCTGAGGCTCCCCCTACTTCAGCAACACCAGATACTTCTGCTCCTTGTTCATCTACTTTATCATATACTTCTGATAGAAGCAGGACTGAATAACCACATTACCAGGGATGGATTGttggggttttggttttctgaatatgttgttacaataatgctttttaagttaagcctaATCTTACAAGAAAGATCTGCAgacgaagcttaggttaaattagtctaaacttatgagggatcaaggtttagtattttaggctacagcatagaacacaaaagcatgattgattagagaaatatcttcatatgcatcagcttgtttgttagaaataCCCAATGCTTTTTACCTATTGCTgtcaacttttacttacttgcatttactgcttttaccatagaagtagtttatttctgtttttaacCATTGTTTATCAATGTTGTTCCAACAATGTCttacttctgaataaaactctgtctaataagcaagttccctgagtttgatACTTGGATcactccattttaattttaaatacttgatgacCCGGTGCACTTTCTGGtgtttcatttcccttgaatataattgttcaaaattggagaaaaagtaACTGTAGGGGAAAACCAACACCTTCCATagcaaggaagctccttttacaatgaagaagaggaattaagagaaattgcttgcttacaaaggagtggggatgtctcctccacctctaggaacctcactatcactcaaaaactcacaaatcttcctaaaagatcaaaacttgGCTTCTTTGCTCTGTTCTTTGCCTCTGTGTATTTCACTCTTCAAGCTCTTACGGCTATTCAACACTCTCTATTTCTAACCTCTTTTTCTAttccaggcttaaaaagggctcaCTGACCTCgatgtcgcgcttagcgcgagtaagtgaatttcCACTCAGCGTCAAACTCGCGCTAAGCCTGGAAGGTGACAAAAGACTCGCTGAGCGAGCTAATGACGCACTGAGCGTGTGCCTGCGTGACAGATTTCCTTCCAGATTCCTCCTATCCGCTAAGTGCGTTGATGCCTCACTTAGCGGATGACATTCGCTAAGCGCATTGagggcgcttagcgagacatcaactttagcacttcttcaaaataacttctttttgcctgaaattgaagagaaattgacattaattccatacacaaggcttttattgagcacaaataaaaaaaaaagaaaaatttatttacaatcctacaaaaagaaccataaattggggaaaatatatacattttgtaaaaattttctatacaaaagttagtcgtataagacgactaacaagtacttactgacaaagtttgtactatttccatgcaatatgaagtatgaaacatgagcatcatcaatgcactgaccatggataattaaagattctaagtcatccccttTTCTCTCTAGGAATGCTTGAAACTCTTTAAAACACTATTTCCCCCTctagggatatccaacatggtcaccataccccccatgtacatacacatcaTATATCATcacaataatatcatcaacatcaacatcatctcatctcaacatcatcatcaacatcacaagcaatcacattccacatacatacatataaattcatGTCTGGGATTCACATTCCCCAGGTCTTCAAGCAACATAAAcctcatacaacaacaatcTATAATACCACgagactcattttttttaaggaaaattctaaattaaagaggaaaactatagtattcaaaacaaactcttatgcctatttaaaatttaataaagaagtaaatagaagaacaaatataaaattttgggcaGAGTATCATCTATATTTAagacttttcccaaaaattccaatcaatacaacaacaacaacattgaCAATTTCAATCAGTAGTAACAAAcctatcacatcccattagttaaaaacacaatttttcttgaaaactatcatgcacatcaataacaaatatatcacatcccattaattaaaaacacagtttttcttgaaaatcagCATGCACAGGGATAGacatacatccccataattgggttccctgaccccaactatggtatcaaaagctGTAAACCaacaataaactcccctcacctatctatATCTCTCTCTTAGTTCCTTGCGGTGTTGTTCTAAGATCTCTTAGGTTCACGTCCGTTCGTCCAAACGCAGAGCTCTATATACGAAATCAAAGATAATTCAATATAGATTTTAAAGACAAGGTTAATATtaacttttggggtcaaatactcattcaatttaaaaaaaaaggctaaaGGGGTGTGTTGAGATTCATATCAAAGAgaggtcattttgaaattctgatcaaGCTATTGTGACCAAGGTTCAACGAATGTTACAAAAACaaagtctattttataaaaaggaaaattttacaACGTCtctttttcaagggtttttcaaaggaagtgtaaaaacatccaataATGGTTCCCAAGTCAGAAGAGATGCAAAGATAAGCTCAAACTAACAATGAGAAGGCTTAGAATCACATTTACCTCAAAGAAACCATGAAGGAAGTATTGGAGGCTTCATTCTCTACCAAATCCTCgagttgagttttgaagattcCACTCCGATTAAACTGTTCTTCTTCGTGTGGTGATCCGACGGCAAGCAAAGGCGGCTCGTGGCGATCACCGGTGGTTAGTGATGGTGGAGGAGGAGCTTGGGGGTGTTGGGGGAGGGTTTAGGggaagagaaggagaaagaaaatggcttttttacaCTGTTTGACGTATTTGTAGTCTGCAACACTCGCCCAGGCGAATTtgactcgcctgggcgagctgatccAGCTCAAATTTTACTGCTTCGGTAAAAAACTCATTTCTCATACTCAATATGTTATGATGCAAATCCCAACGATCGGAACATGGAGAGTCTTAGGAACCTCCAGAAAAAATTtgaagacgatccaacggttaacgaatccaaGATcgtaaatttgaaatctcataatttcaacttagctcaacaaaactccacataactcaacattcacatcaagaaattcacacatgactgaTTCAGGCtatacctcaactcattcaagtcaatcatatagtcaaataacacgataaatacaattaaatatcgatttacaattaaacatcgattcacacatgactaattcaggccatacctcaactcattcaagtcaaccatatagtcaaataacacgataaatataattaaacatcgatttataattagtaatattttaggGTGTTACATAGATCCCCTATAGGGTCACACGACTCGCCCAACAAGGTTAGGCTCACCTAGTGAGTAATGCTctaaaaaattcactaataCACGACAAGCTTGTCTCACCCAATGAGTCTACAAACTCTATAACTCGCAATTTCAAGGTTCTCGCAAACCCAAACGTATCTTCATTACTCTCTACCTCTCCAAACACTCACAAATGATTCAAAACCATCCCAATACTCAACACAAgtccaaaaaaacataaatcaaCCATCAATTAAACATATACAAGATTTCATCAAGAATTCCCAAATCAAAAGCATACAAGGGGCAAGGACTCTAAAGGAAACCCAACACCAAATTCCACCAACCCACAAAAATCAAACATGCTTTGAAGCATAAACAACCCTTCCAATCAGATTAAGCAATAGACCATAAGGTAGAGTTTTCCTTACCTATTGTCTACAAGCTTAGGTCTTGAAAAAGAGGAGAGAATGAGAAGCTTTCTACTCAACAAAGGGGTCACCAGCACAGGAGAAAGGAGGAGAGCATTTTGCCTTAAAGAGCATCCAACTTCAATTGAGTGGGTTTCACCATTATCAACTCTCTCAAATAATGTATGCATTATATGagaatcaaatttaaatctttAGTGACAGATCTAGAAGgggtgtggcgtccctaaataatgactggtttaatagtaataagttAAATAGCAAAAACCATaggaaattttctttttctttttctttttctttttctttttcgtttctttccctttttcacAGTACTTaagtttagaaggaaaattatcactatagagtcctgaatgaccagttcacaactctattcggagtcatttctttctgataatgcataacctctaaaatattttgctctttcaaaaagaaaagtataccagccatcattttaggtcgtcacgtgtaaaataataaaataaaatgcggTCCATGAACtctctttcaaataaagtttgttaacactttcttttcaaataacaagattaaacataattacattcatcatctaaagctgtccaaaatatgggagttttgcaaaatacatagtgacatccagagcaaaggtatccactgtggtggcttcagccacatatatacaatcatcaaattccaatacaataggtctacccatccaaaaaccaaaagagtaaacctaatagtctgtactagatacacccacccccaaaaagtatgtaaacctagtctaaggagccgtctactatgatgaagagtctccACTAGTCGCTATCCCTCCAGGGCCGctctcctccgtagagtctgcctcagatgctgacatgacgtcctctggagaatccacatcaggaagtgggtcctcatcaccctctggaaagtcaagagcatccacagcaggctcaggaggtaactcctctgggtcctcctcagggtcttcttcAGATGacgacacctctatcacttgacgGGCTctactagtcgatatggagtaggtgtaggtaatatccactccacagttcGTTGAAGCGTGCGTGCGGGTTCCTCTGGatgtaccaatgaagtagccgtgaGTCGAATCGTGCCCCGGAATCGACACCtcgcattgccttcgagggtctcccaaactccctctaggcactccatctccactcggtcATGGATTAATTGCgctgccatcacgatctacaagaaataaaacaaagggggtagactctttcacgagaaaTCTAACTACGGTAACAacacaatgcgtcccataaccactacatgtagTTAAAAGGTATGCCTCAAGGCTtttcttctctggtaatcgattacacagcattggtaatcgattaccagaggccaaactcgagtTACACAGCTTCAGAACATGGAAACCTGCAATATGCACTGTGTAATGgattacacataactggtaatcgattaccagtggcctgttactctgtgtaatcgattaccagaggtctCCTCAACATACTGTCTCCCTttctaagccttgtaatcgattacaccccttggtaatcgattaccagaggccatctcaACTTCCTATCCCCATTTTtaggcctggtaatcgattaccagagaccatcttaacttcctgtcttcatttttaagccttgtaatcgattacacatccttggtaatcgattaccagaggccatattccAGATATCACTCAAGATCCATAGCTGGctagccaccacacaagcctccttgctttgtggtctttgttcttttatcggttgactgccaggagctcgcatGTTTAGGTACGTCataggttctcactgactgactatgcccgggttgggtcaggattggtcaagcttggttttgggcaatagcaccccacctgacgtccccaaggtctcctgcccccgcgacatatctccaggtaccactctgtggtcaacgggTCATCCTCTTGAGCCTCACGTATGTGATCTACGAATTCATTGGTGATCTGCAGCGCTCCCACAAATAAGCATTCAGATCTCGGAAttcctctatcaatctctgctccaaactcatcatagtcgcaacatgtaaGGACTTCCGGCTTAGCGCgtcggctactacattagcctttcctggatggtaggaaagaccaaaatcataatccttgaggaactccatccatcttcgttgcctCATATTGAGTTTCTTCagatcgaacaagtatttgaggctcttgtgatcactgaaaacttcaaaacgagtaccgtataaatagtgcctccaaatctttaaggcaAAGACCACAGCTGCTAGTTCCAAATCATgggtcggatagttaacttcatgaggacgcAATTGGcgtgaagcataagccactactcttccctcttgcattaacacacaccccaagccttgcccacttgcatcgcaatacacttcaaatggtctcttagggtcgggcaaaattaacactggagctgttgtcaaccgcctcttcaactcttggaagctttgatcacatttctcattccaaacaaacttctcattcttgCGAGTCAATTTAGTTAGGGGTAGtgccaatttagaaaatccctcaatgaattttctataatagccagccaaccccaagaaacttcgaacttatgttggagttgtcggttgttgccactccataaccgactccactttaatcggatccaccgcaaccccgtttttagaaatcacgtgccccaagaactgcactttctccaaccaaaatTCACATTTCAATAATTTGGCGAACAATTTCCTATCCCTTAGGATATGCAAGACAATtctcaagtgcttctcatgctcctccgtattccttgaatacactaggatatcatcaatgaacacaaccacgaactaatctaagtaatcatggaatatacggttcatatagtccatgaagatagccggagcattagtcactccaaatggcatgactaaatactcatAATGCCCATATCGAGTCCAAAACgcagtctttgggatatcttccttcttaactcggatttgatgataccctGATCGCAAATCTATCTTCAAAAATACCGTCGCTCCCCTCAATtgatcaatcaaatcatctatccttggtagaggatatttgttcttgatagtggCCTTGTTTAGCTGCCAGTAGTCTACGCACATCCTtatacttccatccttctttttaaccaataagACTGGGGCTCCCCACGGTGATGCGCTTGGgcgaacaaattgtttgcttaacagatcctgcacttgtgccttcacctctgctagttctacTAGAGACATCCTATAGGGCGCgatcgacactggattcgccccaggcaccaagtcaataatgaattctACTTCTCTTTCTGGTGGTAATTCACAAATGTCATCAGGAAAAACTTCTGGAAATTCTGACACCACCGGTATACTACTAACTTCAGCGACCTCCTCCACATTCAtggagaacaacaccatgtaagttcgAACATCCCCTACTCCATCGTTGGCCGTATTCTCTTTCAATGGTTCATTTGGAACTACATTTCCACCAAATACTAGCATCTTCTCTTTGCAGTCTAGAAAGAcatggttagtagataaccaatccatccccaagatcacatccagatgagctaaaggtaggcaaatcaaatccgtcataaaagatcgaccctcaacaattataggacacttcaaacacacccgagaggtggttacaggctcgttagtcggagtagacaccaccatatcatatggtaactccgtcgcacataaccccaacctctccacacatgcatgagatatgaacgAATGCGTGGCACCCGAATCATAGAGTACATCTAGTAGcttatcagcaatcaaacacttaccctatatcaaatcgtcggaggcagcAGCTTCTGAtccactcatagcaaatacccgggagggtacctttgatcttccaccactagtgttgttgttgttgctaacattaccgctccttgtggaattagtgggtccacgattgacggtgttggaattggcagTTACCGTCGGTCTTCCAGTCACCCTACATTCTCGAGCATAATGCCCTACCTTGCCACAAACATAACAACGATTCTCCTGTGTCTGCTAGAGCTGTGGGCAATTCCTCCTAAGATGCGGTCCTCCACACTGAAAGCACTGTACCCAGTCccccttgactggctcatgGCGGACGTAGCCATAGGTTGTTTCCCCTTGTTGCTAGAATATGGCTTCATCCTCTTATTACTGTTTCCTCTAAAAGGATTGCTTCTTTGTGGTCCTCCAAagcctctagcttgcctctccttcatcttgtCCTCAAATATCCTGCACTTGGTCACCAGTTGATTAAAATCCGTGATCTGCATGTAGCTAACTGCCTGTTGAATCTCCAAtcgaagcccattctcaaactgagcacataaaTCTTCTTCGTTCtgagcatcttggtattgaggccacTATTGTAGAAGTTCATTAAATTTGGTCGTGTATTCCCCAACGGACATGTTTCCCtgcttcaaatccagaaattcCCTCACCTTTcgcttcctgagatctcgtggaaaataattttccaggaatttgtccttgaaggcattccaaggaatcacgcctccaggtgcaGCAAATGTAggcttcacgaacttccaccaattctcaGCTTCTCCTTGGAGCATGAATGTCGCATAAGGGACCTTATGCTCCTCgaggcaacccatcgcctcgaaaatcttctcaatctcagctaaccacaacctagcaccttctGGATCATAGTCCCCACTgaactttggcgggtggtttttacggaaagccatgagtccccgatactcc
This genomic interval from Glycine max cultivar Williams 82 chromosome 5, Glycine_max_v4.0, whole genome shotgun sequence contains the following:
- the LOC102663647 gene encoding uncharacterized protein, whose amino-acid sequence is MVYGKSCHFPLEMEYKAYWALKFLNFDEAASREQRRLQLLELEGMRSTTYESSKLYKERVKKYHDKKLLKKDFQPGQQVLLFNSKLKLFPRKLKSKWSGPFTIKKVRPYGAVELCDPHSNDPDRTWVVNGLRLKQYHGGAMERLNTILHFKTE
- the LOC121174837 gene encoding uncharacterized protein, with translation MDWLSTNHVFLDCKEKMLVFGGNVVPNEPLKENTANDGVGDVRTYMVLFSMNVEEVAEVSSIPVVSEFPEVFPDDICELPPEREVEFIIDLVPGANPVSIAPYRMSLVELAEITNEFVDHIREAQEDDPLTTEWFPCSEAV